Proteins from a single region of Corvus hawaiiensis isolate bCorHaw1 chromosome 6, bCorHaw1.pri.cur, whole genome shotgun sequence:
- the TRMT61A gene encoding tRNA (adenine(58)-N(1))-methyltransferase catalytic subunit TRMT61A has protein sequence MSFVEYGDTIKDGDTAIVFLGHESMFPVKVQHGTVTQTKYGVIRHSTDLIGKKYGSKVTCSKGGWVFILHPTPELWTMNLPHRTQILYSTDISLITMMLELKPGSIVCESGTGSGSLSHALIRTVAPTGHLYTVEFHQQRAEKAREEFREHGVEHLVTVTNQDVCKNGFGVSNVADAVFLDIPSPWEAIGHAKSALKAEGGRICSFSPCIEQVQRTCLAMEEYGFTEINTLEILLRVYNVRTISLQIPDLGKAAEDNSSTGFDSSNPSHQGSPCANLQQGTVQFKSGVPLREVVGHTGYLTFATKSLV, from the exons ATGAGTTTTGTTGAATATGGAGATACGATAAAGGATGGTGACACAGCTATTGTGTTCTTGGGCCACGAGTCCATGTTTCCTGTGAAAGTCCAGCATGGAACTGTAACACAGACTAAGTATGGGGTCATCAGGCATTCCACAGACCTCATAGGCAAGAAGTATGGCTCCAAAGTGACCTGCAGTAAAGGAGGATGGGTGTTCATTCTTCATCCAACTCCAGAACTGTGGACCATGAATCTCCCGCACAGGACGCAGATTCTGTATTCCACTGACATCTCTCTAATCACCATGATGTTGGAACTGAAGCCAGGCTCCATAGTATGCGAATCAG GTACAGGCAGTGGGTCCCTCTCCCATGCTCTCATCCGGACAGTGGCTCCCACTGGGCACCTGTACACAGTGGAGTTCCACCAACAAAGGGCTGAGAAGGCGCGGGAGGAGTTTCGGGAGCATGGGGTGGAGCACCTGGTCACTGTGACCAACCAGGATGTCTGCAAAAATGGCTTTGGGGTCTCAAACGTTGCAGATGCTGTGTTCCTAGATATTCCATCTCCATGGGAAGCCATAGGACATGCAAAGTCAGCATTAAAAGCTGAAG GTGGCCGCATCTGCTCTTTCTCCCCCTGCATTGAACAAGTTCAAAGAACCTGCCTAGCAATGGAAGAATATGGTTTTACAGAAATTAACACCTTGGAAATTCTGCTCCGAGTGTACAATGTAAGGACAATTAGCTTGCAAATCCCTGaccttggaaaagcagctgaggatAATTCTAGCACAGGCTTTGACAGCAGCAACCCATCACACCAAGGTAGCCCGTGTGCTAATCTGCAGCAAGGGACTGTGCAGTTCAAGAGTGGCGTGCCACTGAGGGAGGTGGTTGGGCACACTGGGTACCTGACCTTCGCCACCAAGAGCCTGGTGTAG